A single window of Arcobacter venerupis DNA harbors:
- a CDS encoding response regulator transcription factor, which translates to MSNLNLLYVEDDEDTIENIDFFLKRHFNEIIVAQDGEEALKFFKEKKVDIIILDINIPKINGLKLAGKIRELNRKIPIIFLTAYSDRENLLQAINVHAFSYLIKPFKIDELIDVLNKCKKDFFCKYQNPDIKKLSGNFTWNKQKKELFFDNQRISLTKNEIALIDLFIEYDSRFFTPEEINEYISLNNDIKDNSIIQLISRLKRKITNLTGNNNFFIENIYNKGYHIL; encoded by the coding sequence ATGTCAAATTTAAATTTACTTTATGTCGAAGATGATGAAGATACTATTGAAAATATAGATTTCTTTTTAAAAAGACACTTTAATGAAATAATAGTGGCACAAGACGGAGAAGAAGCTCTAAAATTTTTTAAAGAAAAAAAAGTTGATATTATAATTTTAGATATTAATATTCCAAAAATAAATGGATTAAAACTTGCTGGAAAAATTAGAGAACTAAATAGAAAAATTCCCATTATTTTTTTAACTGCTTACAGCGATAGAGAAAATTTATTACAAGCAATAAATGTCCATGCTTTTTCTTATCTTATAAAACCTTTTAAAATTGATGAATTAATAGATGTACTAAATAAATGTAAAAAGGATTTTTTTTGTAAATATCAAAATCCAGATATAAAAAAATTAAGTGGAAATTTCACATGGAATAAACAAAAAAAAGAGCTATTTTTTGATAATCAAAGAATTTCACTAACAAAAAATGAAATTGCATTAATTGATTTATTTATTGAATATGATTCTAGGTTTTTTACTCCTGAAGAGATAAATGAATATATATCTTTAAATAATGACATAAAAGATAACTCAATAATTCAACTTATATCAAGGTTAAAAAGAAAAATAACAAATCTTACGGGAAATAATAACTTCTTTATTGAAAATATTTATAACAAAGGTTATCATATTTTATAG
- a CDS encoding methyl-accepting chemotaxis protein, whose protein sequence is MLRNLSTKKKLFLFPTLFIAIVVISTFVYNYYSNMANTRNYVALTTDEFVQQVLKGRISIYQFLRNPKEENRVIVIENFKKLDKNVSELKTILVTKKNRDLCDDILAFSENYINDFDSLSKKRIVDFANGVIVESDGMKEKILKMADIGLKLEDKIIEINLSAVELRDEAFNLLNRILIILAIISVVVFILISILISNIVVNSLNEFKNGLLTFFGYLNREIKDVSLLDDRANDEFGEMSKVVNKNITKTKQGIEEDRKLIDETISVLGEFEQGDLCQRLNINVSNPALMQLKDVLNKMADNLESNIDNVLHILEEYSNYHYLNKISTNDIKEHLLKLANGVNTLGDSITEMLVENKSNGLTLDESSNILLTNVDKLNISSNEAAASLEETAAAIEEITSNIRHNTQSISKMASYSDKVTSSATHGEKLANQTNISMDEINAQVTAINEAITVIDQIAFQTNILSLNAAVEAATAGEAGKGFAVVAAEVRNLASRSAEAAKEIKDLVQNATTKANQGKEIAGNMIEGYKQLNENISLTINLISDIQNASKEQLLGIEQINDAVNQLDQQTQQNAMVASQTHDVAVLTDEIAKLVVSSADEKEFLGKNQVKARNVEKKSKPDLISKKNSPVKQEKKIITSKHEESDWESF, encoded by the coding sequence ATGTTAAGAAATTTAAGTACAAAAAAGAAACTGTTCCTATTCCCTACTTTATTTATAGCAATTGTTGTTATTTCAACTTTTGTATATAATTATTATAGCAATATGGCAAATACTAGAAATTATGTTGCATTAACAACTGATGAATTTGTTCAACAAGTACTAAAAGGAAGAATTTCTATCTATCAATTCTTACGAAACCCTAAAGAAGAAAATAGAGTAATTGTTATTGAAAATTTCAAAAAATTAGACAAAAATGTTTCTGAATTAAAAACCATTCTTGTTACTAAAAAAAATAGAGATTTATGTGATGATATTTTGGCATTTTCTGAAAACTATATTAATGATTTTGATTCTTTATCTAAAAAGAGAATTGTTGATTTCGCAAATGGCGTTATAGTTGAGTCTGATGGGATGAAAGAAAAAATATTAAAAATGGCAGATATAGGCTTAAAATTAGAAGATAAAATTATTGAAATAAATTTAAGTGCTGTAGAGTTAAGGGATGAAGCTTTTAATTTATTGAATAGAATTTTAATCATTCTTGCAATTATTTCTGTTGTAGTTTTTATTTTAATCTCAATACTAATATCAAATATTGTTGTAAATTCATTAAATGAGTTTAAGAATGGATTACTCACATTTTTTGGATATTTAAACAGAGAAATAAAAGATGTTTCTCTTCTTGATGATAGAGCCAATGATGAATTTGGGGAAATGTCAAAAGTTGTTAATAAAAATATAACAAAAACAAAACAAGGTATTGAAGAAGATAGAAAATTAATAGATGAAACAATTAGTGTTTTAGGAGAATTTGAGCAAGGTGATTTATGCCAAAGATTAAATATTAATGTTTCAAATCCTGCTTTAATGCAACTAAAAGATGTATTAAATAAAATGGCTGATAATTTAGAATCAAATATTGATAATGTTCTTCATATTTTAGAAGAGTATTCAAACTATCACTATTTAAATAAAATTTCAACAAATGATATAAAAGAGCATCTACTAAAACTTGCAAATGGAGTTAATACTCTTGGTGATTCTATTACAGAAATGTTAGTTGAAAATAAATCAAATGGTTTAACTTTAGATGAGAGTTCAAATATACTACTTACAAATGTAGATAAATTAAATATCAGTTCAAATGAAGCAGCAGCAAGTCTAGAAGAAACAGCAGCAGCAATAGAAGAGATAACTTCTAATATTAGACATAATACGCAAAGTATTTCAAAAATGGCTAGTTACTCAGATAAAGTTACAAGTTCAGCAACACATGGAGAAAAACTCGCTAATCAAACAAATATTTCTATGGATGAAATAAATGCACAAGTTACAGCGATTAATGAAGCAATTACAGTAATTGATCAAATTGCCTTTCAAACAAATATTCTTTCACTAAATGCAGCCGTTGAAGCAGCAACAGCAGGAGAAGCTGGAAAAGGATTTGCAGTAGTTGCAGCAGAAGTAAGAAACCTAGCTTCAAGAAGTGCAGAAGCAGCTAAAGAGATAAAAGATTTAGTTCAAAATGCAACAACAAAAGCAAATCAAGGTAAAGAAATTGCTGGAAATATGATAGAGGGATATAAACAGTTAAATGAAAATATTTCTTTAACAATAAATTTAATATCAGATATTCAAAATGCTTCAAAAGAACAACTTTTAGGAATTGAGCAAATCAATGATGCTGTTAATCAATTAGATCAACAAACTCAACAAAATGCCATGGTTGCTTCTCAAACTCATGATGTTGCAGTTTTAACAGATGAAATAGCGAAATTAGTTGTAAGTAGCGCTGATGAAAAAGAGTTTTTAGGTAAAAACCAAGTAAAAGCTAGAAATGTTGAGAAGAAATCAAAACCTGATTTAATATCAAAAAAGAATAGTCCAGTAAAACAAGAAAAAAAGATAATTACTTCAAAACATGAAGAATCAGATTGGGAGAGTTTTTAA